The following are encoded in a window of Sminthopsis crassicaudata isolate SCR6 chromosome 5, ASM4859323v1, whole genome shotgun sequence genomic DNA:
- the ABHD5 gene encoding 1-acylglycerol-3-phosphate O-acyltransferase ABHD5 isoform X1, which produces MDRSRDRVVNENAFSISSCLPKYNRINFTSKSLTCGPYIFCIILEWSGWLTGWLPTWCPTSLSLLKAAEEKILKCVPCPYKKESVCVSNGNKIWTLKFSHDIEYKTPLVLLHGFGGGVGLWALNFGDLCENRPVYALDLLGFGRSSRPQFGGDAVEAEDQFVETIEEWRCSLGLDTVILLGHNLGGFLAAAYSLKYPSRVKHLILVEPWGFPERPDSADQDRPIPVWIKALGAVLTPFNPLAGLRIAGPFGLSLVQRLRPDFKRKYASMFEDDTVTEYIYHCNVQTPSGETAFRNMTIPYGWAKRPMLLRIGKMDPDIPISVIYGARSCIDGNSGNTIQSLRPHSYVKTIAILGAGHYVYADQPEEFNQKVKEICDSVD; this is translated from the exons ATGGACAGATCCAGAGACAGAGTTGTGAATGAGAATGCTTTTAGTATTTCTAGCTGTCTGCCCAAATACAACAGAATCAATTTTACTTCCAAATCTCTAACATGTGGACCCTACATCTTCTGCATAATACTTGAATG GTCCGGATGGCTGACAGGGTGGCTCCCCACTTGGTGTCCTACATCTTTGTCTTTGCTGAAAGCAGCTGAGGAAAAGATCTTGAAGT gTGTGCCCTGTCCATACAAAAAAGAATCTGTTTGTGTATCCAATGGAAATAAAATATGGACACTAAAATTTTCTCACGATATTGAATATAAGACTCCACTTGTCCTCCTGCATGGCTTTGGAGGTGGTGTCGGACTCTGGGCACTCAACTTTGGAGATCTTTGTGAAAATAGACCCGTATATGCTTTGGACCTGCTGGGATTTGGGCGGAGTAGTAGACCCCAATTTGGTGGTGATGCAGTAGAAGCCGAGGACCAGTTTGTGGAAACAATTGAAGAATGGAGATGTTCTCTAGGTTTGGACACAGTGATCTTGCTTGGACACAACCTAGGTGGATTCTTGGCTGCGGCTTATTCACTGAAGTATCCATCAAG GGTAAAGCATCTCATCTTAGTGGAACCATGGGGTTTTCCAGAAAGACCTGATAGTGCTGATCAAGATAGGCCAATTCCGGTGTGGATCAAAGCCTTGGGGGCTGTACTGACTCCTTTTAACCCACTAGCTGGTCTCAGAATTGCAGGACCCTTTG ggTTAAGCCTTGTACAGCGGTTAAGGCCTGATTTTAAGAGAAAATATGCTTCGATGTTTGAAGATGATACTGTGACAGAATATATCTACCACTGTAATGTTCAGACACCCAG TGGTGAAACTGCTTTTAGAAATATGACTATTCCCTATGGATGGGCAAAAAGACCAATGCTTCTGCGGATTGGTAAGATGGACCCAGACATTCCAATTTCTGTAATCTATGGAGCTCGATCTTGCATAGATGGCAATTCTGGCAATACCATCCAGTCCTTACGGCCACATTCATATGTGAAGACTATA GCTATTCTTGGCGCTGGACATTACGTGTATGCTGACCAACCAGAAGAATTCAACCAGAAAGTAAAGGAGATTTGTGATTCTGTGGACTGA
- the ABHD5 gene encoding 1-acylglycerol-3-phosphate O-acyltransferase ABHD5 isoform X2, producing the protein MAEEEADSVETPERSGWLTGWLPTWCPTSLSLLKAAEEKILKCVPCPYKKESVCVSNGNKIWTLKFSHDIEYKTPLVLLHGFGGGVGLWALNFGDLCENRPVYALDLLGFGRSSRPQFGGDAVEAEDQFVETIEEWRCSLGLDTVILLGHNLGGFLAAAYSLKYPSRVKHLILVEPWGFPERPDSADQDRPIPVWIKALGAVLTPFNPLAGLRIAGPFGLSLVQRLRPDFKRKYASMFEDDTVTEYIYHCNVQTPSGETAFRNMTIPYGWAKRPMLLRIGKMDPDIPISVIYGARSCIDGNSGNTIQSLRPHSYVKTIAILGAGHYVYADQPEEFNQKVKEICDSVD; encoded by the exons TCTGTGGAGACCCCCGAAAG GTCCGGATGGCTGACAGGGTGGCTCCCCACTTGGTGTCCTACATCTTTGTCTTTGCTGAAAGCAGCTGAGGAAAAGATCTTGAAGT gTGTGCCCTGTCCATACAAAAAAGAATCTGTTTGTGTATCCAATGGAAATAAAATATGGACACTAAAATTTTCTCACGATATTGAATATAAGACTCCACTTGTCCTCCTGCATGGCTTTGGAGGTGGTGTCGGACTCTGGGCACTCAACTTTGGAGATCTTTGTGAAAATAGACCCGTATATGCTTTGGACCTGCTGGGATTTGGGCGGAGTAGTAGACCCCAATTTGGTGGTGATGCAGTAGAAGCCGAGGACCAGTTTGTGGAAACAATTGAAGAATGGAGATGTTCTCTAGGTTTGGACACAGTGATCTTGCTTGGACACAACCTAGGTGGATTCTTGGCTGCGGCTTATTCACTGAAGTATCCATCAAG GGTAAAGCATCTCATCTTAGTGGAACCATGGGGTTTTCCAGAAAGACCTGATAGTGCTGATCAAGATAGGCCAATTCCGGTGTGGATCAAAGCCTTGGGGGCTGTACTGACTCCTTTTAACCCACTAGCTGGTCTCAGAATTGCAGGACCCTTTG ggTTAAGCCTTGTACAGCGGTTAAGGCCTGATTTTAAGAGAAAATATGCTTCGATGTTTGAAGATGATACTGTGACAGAATATATCTACCACTGTAATGTTCAGACACCCAG TGGTGAAACTGCTTTTAGAAATATGACTATTCCCTATGGATGGGCAAAAAGACCAATGCTTCTGCGGATTGGTAAGATGGACCCAGACATTCCAATTTCTGTAATCTATGGAGCTCGATCTTGCATAGATGGCAATTCTGGCAATACCATCCAGTCCTTACGGCCACATTCATATGTGAAGACTATA GCTATTCTTGGCGCTGGACATTACGTGTATGCTGACCAACCAGAAGAATTCAACCAGAAAGTAAAGGAGATTTGTGATTCTGTGGACTGA